The Branchiostoma lanceolatum isolate klBraLanc5 chromosome 10, klBraLanc5.hap2, whole genome shotgun sequence genome has a window encoding:
- the LOC136443040 gene encoding uncharacterized protein, whose amino-acid sequence MSAPDFGNLLMLTECDVEYAGTSTKAPPTYRSMGTQTDGVVPTSTIYVPDKVTQPGRGIDSPWMDRPTPKIQIENENGVLQIRYPIGDNVFVTVGRFNGKALLSVRQFYQPQPEEPNVWRACKRGLALSPEQWWALKRVMPSMASALLECTLASLPYNATKVDPRRYDLGNLRYAIVEIFRGEPVVALREFFKPCPDSDPSRILPGKKGINLTPQQWQTIENIEDKVEIGLQIVLEDKSFLTSDLMAKLSSD is encoded by the coding sequence ATGTCTGCACCCGATTTCGGCAACTTGTTGATGTTGACAGAGTGTGACGTTGAGTATGCGGGCACTTCTACCAAAGCTCCACCAACATATCGTTCCATGGGGACGCAGACGGATGGGGTGGTACCGACGTCTACTATCTACGTACCCGACAAAGTCACTCAGCCTGGTCGGGGGATTGATAGTCCATGGATGGATAGGCCAACGCCGAAGATCCAGATAGAGAACGAGAATGGTGTACTGCAAATCAGGTACCCCATAGGTGACAATGTCTTCGTCACTGTCGGACGTTTCAACGGGAAAGCGTTGCTGTCTGTGCGGCAATTCTACCAACCCCAACCCGAAGAGCCAAACGTGTGGAGGGCCTGTAAGAGAGGATTGGCCCTGTCCCCTGAGCAGTGGTGGGCTCTAAAACGTGTCATGCCAAGTATGGCATCGGCTCTGTTGGAGTGCACTCTCGCCTCATTGCCCTACAACGCAACGAAGGTCGACCCTAGGCGTTACGACTTGGGAAATCTACGGTACGCAATCGTAGAGATCTTCAGAGGAGAACCAGTCGTGGCTCTGCGAGAGTTCTTCAAACCTTGTCCTGACAGCGATCCCAGTAGAATCCTACCAGGCAAGAAAGGCATCAACCTCACCCCACAGCAATGGCAGACGATTGAGAACATTGAGGACaaggtagaaattggcctacaGATCGTCCTAGAAGACAAGTCTTTCCTGACCAGCGACCTCATGGCAAAGCTTTCTAGTGACTGA